A single region of the Pelobates fuscus isolate aPelFus1 chromosome 4, aPelFus1.pri, whole genome shotgun sequence genome encodes:
- the LOC134609263 gene encoding zinc finger protein 605-like has translation MDFEKEYNETLSPPSCPQQLLPCDYKGIKVEDVQIGEVPSLLSFEQKLFKSDPDSVNPEIHATEMTSLKNKIKPTIIAEMPKVNVMRHFPRKANYKRKVHYECSDCGRTCRDKSNYLRHMRTHTEEKPFVYIECGKDFNQNSQLVRHKRTHSGEKQHASSECGRTFSQDDQLAEHMWEDMPYMCTECGKCFKWMCKLVAHQKIHSGNRPFLCMDCGKCFSRKEHLIRHSKLHTGEKPFMCSKCGTGFARKEHLMRHSKAKNTECAGYKKKVSLKIQATGNTTKWRTNTRSANKEPDPDKTIIKMEVMSDMVEESPSDNSERISTPVTGSQDGDNMIPGDKLPNGIKQEPEEQKIAFEHYKYLENSVLLPEKNDYGFRGHSQSNLRQKARIEPQRRVYMCMQCGQVSCNKSNHLRHVKTHSIAKPFTCMECGKCFAHKCRLAMHMRIHTGERPFSCTLCNKTFCRSSQLYNHNRTHTGEKPFPCKQCEKRFSSYYQLVIHVRVHTGERPFACSECGKSFNEKKHLLRHKRVHSGERPFPCQTCEKRFSRKEHLARHQKARGSQCHQNQTRGDQQRKTGRQVVPVTEGIKQERNEACSPVYLGEEYCRALFRQEVQRNPELVQGSFGKPSIMQVAPNQLQLADRRYSDTSSSVCPERKDKLGRNNLTWSLFVCSICGRGFNNRPNYLRHQRTHTGEKPFLCTECGKRFTQSSQLVTHRRIHTGERPYQCSECGKSFCQNSQLVTHRRTHTGEQPYICVECGRSFNRYSQFMIHHRTHTGENHYSCNLCEKKFTRSSWLSKHKLTHTGERPYKCTECGSCFNQKEHLLRHQRAHTGERPYPCLLCGKRYGRKEHLVRHQRFQPECSKSNAGGILNS, from the exons ATGGACTTTGAAAAGGAATACAATGAAACCTTAAGTCCACCAAGTTGTCCCCAACAACTTCTACCATGTGACTACAAGGGCATTAAAGTTGAGGATGTACAGATTGGAGAAGTCCCATCTCTCCTGTCCTTTGAGCAGAAACTGTTTAAATCGGACCCTGATTCTGTAAATCCTGAAATTCATGCCACAGAAATGACAAGTTTGAAAAATAAGATAAAACCTACAATTATTGCAGAGATGCCAAAAGTCAATGTGATGAGACATTTTCCCAGAAAGGCAAATTACAAAAGGAAAGTCCATTATGAATGCTCAGATTGTGGGAGAACCTGCAGAGATAAATCCAACTATTTACGTCACATGAGGACCCACACAGAAGAAAAACCTTTTGTCTATATAGAATGTGGAAAAGACTTCAATCAAAACTCTCAACTTGTGAGGCATAAGAGAACACACAGTGGGGAGAAACAACATGCCTCCTCGGAATGTGGGAGAACCTTCAGCCAGGATGACCAGCTGGCAGAACACATGTGGGAAGATATGCCATACATGTGCACAGAGTGTGGAAAATgcttcaaatggatgtgtaaattggTGGCCCACCAGAAGATCCACTCAGGTAACCGACCATTCCTGTGTATGGACTGTGGAAAATGTTTCAGCCGCAAGGAGCACTTGATAAGACACAGTAAACTCCACACAGGGGAGAAACCCTTCATGTGTTCAAAGTGCGGAACAGGTTTCGCTCGAAAAGAGCACCTGATGCGACATAGCAAGGCTAAGAACACTGAGTGCGCCGGGTACAAGAAGAAAGTGTCACTCAAAATTCAGGCTACTGGGAATACTACAAAATGGAGAACAAATACTAGGAGTGCCAATAAGGAACCTGACCCGG ATAAAACTATTATAAAGATGGAAGTCATGTCTGATATGGTAGAAGAGAGTCCGTCTGATAACTCTGAAAGGATCAGCACTCCTGTAACTGGCTCTCAAG ATGGCGATAATATGATACCTGGGGACAAGCTTCCAAATGGGATCAAGCAAGAACCTGAGGAACAAAAAATTGCTTTTGAGCATTACAAATATCTGGAAAATTCTGTATTACTGCCAGAAAAAAATGACTATGGCTTCAGGGGGCATTCACAGAGTAACCTGAGGCAGAAAGCCAGAATAGAGCCCCAGAGAAGGGTGTACATGTGTATGCAATGTGGCCAAGTCAGCTGCAACAAGTCCAACCATCTGCGACATGTGAAAACGCACAGCATAGCGAAGCCCTTCACGTGTATGGAGTGCGGGAAATGCTTTGCTCACAAGTGCCGGCTGGCTATGCACATGAGGATCCATACAGGAGAAAGGCCTTTCTCGTGCACGCTTTGTAATAAGACATTCTGCCGCAGCTCCCAGCTTTACAACCACAATCGGACCCACACTGGGGAGAAACCTTTCCCCTGTAAGCAATGTGAGAAACGTTTCAGTTCCTACTACCAACTCGTCATCCATGTTCGGGTTCACACTGGGGAAAGACCCTTCGCCTGCTCAGAATGTGGAAAGTCATTCAACGAGAAGAAACACCTCCTGAGGCATAAAAGAGTCCACTCCGGGGAGAGGCCTTTCCCATGCCAGACCTGCGAAAAGCGATTCAGCCGCAAGGAACATCTGGCTCGACACCAGAAAGCTAGGGGGAGCCAGTGCCATCAGAACCAGACCAGGG GCGACCAGCAAAGAAAGACAGGCCGGCAAGTGGTTCCAGTCACTGAGGGTATCAAGCAGGAGAGGAACGAGGCCTGCTCCCCGGTGTACCTGGGTGAGGAGTACTGCAGAGCACTGTTCCGCCAGGAGGTTCAGAGAAACCCGGAGCTAGTACAGGGATCCTTTGGTAAACCCTCCATCATGCAGGTTGCTCCAAATCAGTTACAGCTGGCAGACAGGCGGTACTCAGACACCAGCTCCTCGGTGTGTCCAGAAAGGAAAGATAAGCTGGGGAGGAATAATCTGACATGGAGTCTGTTTGTGTGCAGTATTTGTGGGAGAGGCTTCAATAATCGACCAAACTATCTGCGCCATCAGAGGACTCACACGGGGGAAAAGCCCTTTTTATGTACAGAGTGTGGAAAGCGTTTTACCCAAAGCTCCCAGCTTGTTACCCATCGCAGGATCCACACCGGGGAGCGTCCTTATCAATGCTCTGAGTGTGGTAAGAGCTTCTGTCAGAATTCCCAACTAGTTACACACCGCAGGACCCACACTGGCGAGCAGCCATATATTTGTGTGGAATGTGGGAGAAGTTTTAACCGATACTCGCAGTTTATGATCCACCATCGAACGCACACTGGGGAGAATCACTATTCCTGCAATCTATGTGAGAAGAAATTTACTCGGAGCTCCTGGCTAAGCAAGCACAAGCTGACCCACACTGGAGAGAGGCCGTACAAGTGCACGGAGTGTGGGAGCTGCTTCAATCAGAAGGAGCACCTACTGAGGCACCAGAGAGCACACACTGGGGAGAGACCCTATCCGTGTTTACTTTGCGGGAAGAGATATGGTCGCAAAGAGCATCTTGTGAGACACCAGAGGTTCCAACCGGAGTGTTCCAAGTCCAACGCCGGTGGTATTCTAAATAGTTAA